The proteins below come from a single Saimiri boliviensis isolate mSaiBol1 chromosome 16, mSaiBol1.pri, whole genome shotgun sequence genomic window:
- the SLC46A3 gene encoding lysosomal proton-coupled steroid conjugate and bile acid symporter SLC46A3, with amino-acid sequence MKILFVEPAILLSAFAMTLTSPLTTQYVYRRIWEETGNYTFSSDSNISECEKNKSSPIFIFQEEVQKKVSRFNLQMDISGLIPGLVSTFILLSISDHHGRKFPMILSSIGALATSIWLCLLCYFAFPFQLLIASTFIGALCGNYTTFWGACFAYIVDQCKEHKQKTIRIAIIDFLLGIVTGLTGLSSGYFIRELGFVWSFLIIAVSLAVNLVYILFFLGDPAKESSSQNVTMSCSEGFKDLFYRTYMLFKNPSGKRRVLLCLLLFTIITYYFVVIGIAPIFILYELDSPLCWNEVFIGYGSALGSASFFTSFLGIWLFSYCMKDIHMAFIGILTTMTGMAMTAFARTTLMMFLARVPFLFTIVPFSVLRSMLSKVVHSTEQGTLFACIAFLETLGGVTAVSTFNGIYSATVAWYPGFSFLLSAGLLLLPAISLCVVKCTIWNEGSYELLIQEESSEDASDR; translated from the exons ATGAAGATTTTATTTGTAGAACCTGCCATTTTACTTAGTGCATTTGCTATGACTTTGACCAGTCCACTGACAACGCAATATGTTTATCGGAGAATATGGGAAGAAACTGGCAACTACACTTTTTCATCTGATAGCAATATTTCTGagtgtgaaaaaaacaaaagcagtccAATTTTTATATTCCAAGAG gaAGTTCAGAAAAAAGTGTCACGTTTTAATCTGCAGATGGACATAAGTGGATTAATTCCTGGTCTAGTGTCTACATTCATACTTTTGTCTATTAGTGATCACCATGGTCGAAAATTCCCTATGATTTTGTCTTCCATTGGTGCTCTTGCAACCAGCATTTGGCTCTGTTTGCTTTGCTATTTTGCCTTCCCATTCCAGCTTTTGATTGCATCTACCTTCATTGGTGCACTTTGTGGCAATTATACCACATTTTGGGGAGCTTGCTTTGCCTATATAGTTGATCAGTGTaaagaacacaaacagaaaactatTCGAAtagctatcattgactttctgcTTGGAATCGTTACTGGTCTAACAGGACTGTCATCTGGCTATTTCATTAGGGAACTAGGTTTTGTGTGGTCCTTTCTAATTATTGCGGTGTCTCTTGCTGTTAATTtggtctatattttattttttctcggTGACCCAGCAAAAGAGTCTTCATCTCAGAATGTTACTATGTCATGTAGTGAAGGCTTCAAAGACCTATTTTACCGAActtacatgctttttaaaaatccttctggTAAGAGACGAGTTTTGCTCtgtttattactttttacaaTAATCACTTATTATTTTGTGGTCATTGGCATTGCCCCAATTTTTATCCTTTATGAATTGGATTCACCACTCTGCTGGAATGAAGTTTTTATAGGCTATGGATCAGCTTTGGGTAGTGCCTCTTTTTTCACTAGTTTCCTAGGAATATGGCTTTTTTCTTATTGTATGAAGGATATCCATATGGCCTTCATTGGGATTCTTACCACTATGACAGGAATGGCTATGACTGCGTTTGCCAGGACAACACTCATGATGTTTTTAG CCAGGGTGCCGTTCCTCTTCACTATCGTGCCGTTCTCTGTTCTGCGGTCCATGTTGTCAAAAGTGGTTCATTCTACTGAACAAG GTACCCTGTTTGCTTGTATTGCTTTCTTAGAAACACTTGGAGGAGTCACTGCGGTTTCTACTTTCAATGGAATTTACTCAGCCACTGTTGCTTGGTACCCtggcttctctttcctgctgtctGCTGGTCTGTTACTACTTCCAGCAATCAGTCTATG TGTTGTCAAGTGTACCATCTGGAATGAGGGAAGCTATGAACTTCTTATACAAGAAGAATCCAGTGAAGATGCTTCAGACAGATGA